In Alkalihalobacillus sp. FSL W8-0930, a single window of DNA contains:
- a CDS encoding Na/Pi cotransporter family protein, translating into MDVQSLVFTFLGGIGIFLFAVKFMGDGLQKAAGDRLRDLLDKFTSNPFMGVLTGILVTAAIQSSTGTTVLTIGLVNAGFMTLRQAIGVIMGANIGTTTTAFIISINLSEYALPVIALGAFMLFFFKSPKVTNIGQVVFGIGALFYGLKLMGQGLAPLSDMPAFAEWTVRLSENPLLGVLVGTVLTVIIQSSSAAIGIIQQLYAQGAIDLTAALPVLFGDNIGTTITAVISAIGATVAARRAALTHVIFNLLGTAIVLIVLRYFQQFIEYLAVTFNLNPMMQIATAHGVFNVANVIMLFPFIGVLAWIVTKLIPGEDAIVEFKSKHLDTRFIGSSPSIALGQAQQEVLRMAEYSYEGLDQAAQYLVSGDKKQAEKTVQYENAINNLDREITDYLIQVSSQSLSDMDSKKHSTLLDSIRDIERIGDHMENIVELKDFQKSNKVSMSDTAISDLNEMFELTKETLKAAIDALEHHDVEKAKGVLDKEELIDKMERRLRKQHIARMNDGSCSGGSGIVFVDIVSNLERIGDHSVNIAEAVIGEY; encoded by the coding sequence GTGGATGTTCAATCGCTCGTATTTACGTTTCTTGGAGGCATAGGGATCTTTCTATTTGCTGTAAAGTTTATGGGAGATGGTCTTCAAAAAGCGGCAGGCGACCGTTTGCGGGATTTGTTAGATAAGTTTACGTCAAATCCATTCATGGGTGTGTTAACAGGTATTCTTGTTACAGCAGCCATTCAAAGCAGTACAGGAACAACGGTTCTAACGATTGGCCTTGTTAATGCAGGGTTCATGACACTTAGACAAGCGATTGGTGTAATAATGGGTGCCAACATTGGTACCACAACAACAGCATTTATCATTAGTATTAACTTATCCGAGTATGCATTGCCAGTCATTGCTTTGGGTGCCTTTATGCTGTTCTTCTTTAAATCACCAAAGGTTACTAATATCGGACAAGTAGTGTTTGGTATTGGAGCTTTATTCTATGGACTAAAATTAATGGGACAAGGATTAGCACCTTTAAGTGATATGCCAGCATTTGCTGAATGGACCGTAAGATTAAGTGAAAATCCATTGCTTGGGGTCCTAGTAGGAACTGTGTTAACAGTTATTATTCAAAGTTCATCTGCAGCCATTGGAATTATTCAGCAGTTATATGCTCAAGGAGCTATTGATCTGACAGCGGCTTTACCTGTTTTATTTGGAGATAATATTGGTACAACGATCACTGCAGTGATTTCAGCCATCGGTGCAACCGTAGCTGCCCGAAGAGCTGCACTGACTCATGTAATCTTTAACTTACTTGGTACGGCAATCGTTTTGATTGTATTACGATACTTCCAGCAATTTATTGAATATCTTGCTGTTACCTTTAATTTAAATCCAATGATGCAAATAGCAACCGCACATGGTGTATTCAACGTGGCCAACGTGATTATGCTATTCCCATTCATTGGAGTACTTGCTTGGATTGTAACGAAGCTTATTCCTGGTGAAGACGCGATCGTTGAATTCAAATCAAAACACCTTGATACTCGTTTCATTGGAAGCTCGCCTTCTATTGCACTAGGACAAGCACAACAGGAAGTATTGCGCATGGCGGAATACTCTTACGAAGGACTTGACCAGGCGGCACAGTATCTTGTATCAGGAGATAAAAAGCAAGCAGAGAAGACGGTTCAGTATGAAAATGCGATAAATAACTTAGACCGTGAAATTACGGATTACTTAATTCAAGTGTCATCTCAGTCCCTTTCTGACATGGATTCAAAAAAACACTCAACACTTCTAGATTCCATCCGTGATATTGAGCGAATCGGTGACCACATGGAAAACATTGTTGAATTAAAAGATTTCCAGAAATCAAATAAAGTATCGATGTCTGATACAGCAATATCTGATCTTAACGAAATGTTTGAACTTACAAAAGAAACATTAAAAGCAGCCATTGATGCACTTGAGCATCATGATGTTGAAAAAGCTAAAGGTGTACTTGATAAAGAAGAATTAATAGATAAGATGGAGAGACGTCTGAGAAAGCAACACATCGCTCGTATGAACGATGGAAGCTGTTCTGGTGGATCTGGAATCGTATTTGTTGATATCGTAAGTAACCTAGAGCGAATTGGTGATCACAGTGTGAACATCGCAGAAGCTGTAATTGGAGAATATTAA
- a CDS encoding superoxide dismutase, with protein MAYELPQLPYAANALEPHIDEQTMNIHHDKHHNTYVTKLNAALEGHSDLASKSVDELISDLDALPESVRIAVRNNGGGHANHTFFWELLTPGGSTAPTGELADKITEEFGSFDKFKEEFANAAANRFGSGWAWLIVDGGKLAITSTPNQDTPVMEGKSPVIGLDVWEHAYYLNYQNRRPDYINAFWNVVNWDVAAKNYEAAK; from the coding sequence ATGGCATACGAATTACCACAATTACCTTACGCAGCAAACGCACTTGAACCTCACATCGATGAGCAAACAATGAACATTCACCATGACAAGCACCACAATACTTATGTAACAAAGCTAAACGCAGCTCTTGAAGGTCATTCTGATCTTGCAAGCAAATCAGTGGACGAGCTAATCAGCGATCTTGATGCTCTACCTGAATCTGTTCGTATAGCAGTACGTAACAACGGTGGCGGACACGCTAACCACACATTCTTCTGGGAGCTTCTAACTCCAGGTGGAAGCACTGCTCCAACTGGCGAGCTTGCTGACAAAATCACTGAAGAATTTGGCAGCTTTGACAAGTTCAAAGAAGAATTTGCTAATGCAGCAGCTAATCGTTTTGGATCTGGCTGGGCATGGCTAATCGTTGACGGTGGTAAGCTTGCTATTACAAGCACACCAAACCAAGATACACCTGTAATGGAAGGTAAGTCTCCTGTTATCGGTTTAGACGTTTGGGAGCACGCATACTACTTGAATTATCAAAACCGTCGTCCTGACTACATTAACGCTTTCTGGAATGTAGTAAACTGGGATGTTGCTGCAAAGAACTACGAAGCAGCTAAATAA
- a CDS encoding MFS transporter: MQRKTLNRFIGQIDLTRDLVMLLIIGGLYALSIALSNTFVNVYLWKQSGEFLHLALYNLAAVICQPIAFYLAGRLSKKIDRVYVLRIGVAVLSLFYFSVLFIGGGSIPAILLLGALVGFGLGCYWLAFNVLTFEVTEPETRDFFNGFLGLLTSFAGMVGPLSAGVIITAMNKTTGYHVIFSISLFIFIIAVFLSMSLKKRHATGQFNVGRILKEKKLNHAWSRILYAHFFQGIREGTFVFVIVVWVYTVTSSELALGTYGLVTSATQLVVYYAAGRLIKEKLRKKAILLGGLLLYGAIFLILFNVTFPKLITYGIIISIAYPILLVPYVSLTYDVIGKAWKAAEMRVEYMVVRELYLNCGRIVSVLAFIAAISFFPEAKSIPILLLILGAGHACIYWFVRTISFSNQPTKPAPGLTPQTEEEGGTGGSNA, translated from the coding sequence ATGCAGAGAAAAACCCTGAATCGTTTTATCGGTCAAATTGATCTTACACGGGACCTCGTCATGCTTCTAATTATTGGAGGATTGTATGCATTAAGCATTGCGCTCTCAAACACATTTGTGAATGTATACCTCTGGAAGCAGTCAGGTGAATTTCTCCATTTAGCTTTGTATAACTTAGCGGCTGTAATATGTCAGCCTATTGCTTTCTATTTGGCGGGTCGATTATCTAAGAAAATAGATCGAGTGTACGTGCTGCGTATTGGTGTGGCCGTCCTTTCACTATTTTATTTTTCTGTCCTCTTTATTGGAGGAGGATCCATTCCAGCCATTTTACTTCTTGGGGCTCTGGTTGGGTTTGGACTCGGCTGCTACTGGCTCGCATTTAATGTATTAACCTTTGAAGTGACCGAGCCTGAAACAAGAGATTTCTTTAATGGATTTTTAGGATTACTTACTTCTTTTGCTGGTATGGTTGGTCCGCTTTCAGCGGGTGTAATTATTACAGCGATGAACAAAACAACAGGATATCACGTGATTTTTAGCATCTCCTTATTTATTTTCATTATTGCCGTTTTCTTAAGCATGTCATTAAAAAAACGGCATGCTACGGGTCAGTTTAATGTTGGGCGCATCTTAAAAGAAAAGAAGCTTAACCATGCATGGAGCAGAATTCTTTATGCTCATTTTTTCCAAGGAATACGAGAAGGAACGTTTGTGTTTGTGATCGTAGTTTGGGTCTATACCGTAACCAGTAGTGAACTGGCATTAGGTACGTATGGTTTAGTGACATCAGCAACACAACTAGTGGTGTACTACGCTGCGGGTAGATTAATTAAAGAAAAGCTTAGAAAAAAAGCCATTCTGCTTGGAGGACTACTGTTATATGGAGCGATCTTTTTAATTCTGTTTAACGTAACGTTTCCTAAATTGATTACGTACGGAATCATCATTTCGATTGCTTATCCTATCCTGCTTGTTCCGTATGTATCTCTAACATATGATGTGATTGGGAAAGCGTGGAAGGCTGCAGAAATGCGGGTAGAATATATGGTAGTCCGTGAATTGTACTTAAACTGTGGCAGAATCGTATCGGTTCTTGCGTTTATTGCAGCCATTTCTTTTTTCCCTGAAGCTAAATCCATTCCTATCCTGTTATTAATACTCGGCGCGGGACATGCATGTATTTATTGGTTTGTTCGTACGATTTCATTCTCGAATCAGCCAACAAAACCAGCGCCAGGTCTTACCCCGCAAACAGAAGAAGAAGGGGGTACAGGAGGTTCAAACGCTTAA
- a CDS encoding penicillin-binding protein 2 translates to MGKKNKKRKHVPVRLNVLFIIVFLLFSALILRLGVVQIVQGEEYEKELTQTANQTARIDAPRGVMYDRFGHTVVDNEMELSVTYTNPSEQSSSKKTEEMIRIANELVKMIDVDTEKITERDKKDYWYETTPADERQELLKNVDGELSGAEEYQAIIDQITDEQINYNENELKVIAIYREMTRGYAGSPQRIKRAITEEEAHKVSEHLDKLPGVDILRDSRRSYVYGDTFRNILGNTRTIPAEKIDSYLAKGYDRSDLVGNSYLEAQYEDVLRGQKAEINRSSTRNGSQTENTVDEKPGSRGNDLVLTIDMEMQQKLEEITESAVKANAGAFLDNREAYAVMMNPKTGEILSMVGFKDDPSRPDDVKVNDSGVLNDQFEMGSSVKAASVLTGFHTGVMSPSTVIQDRKLELPGNVTKRSVGDSMGPVNYLSALERSSNVYMFYIAMRMANYEYAPKKTFTDLNAVDNAYDEARYYFSQFGLGANPGIDLPSVATGYIGPNGNPGNLLDLFIGQYDTYTPLQMVQYISTIANDGARMRPHLVSEIREPSTNGEEGNVVTQMTPEVLNQIDMSKEDIQLVKNGLKRVVYGSRGTASRMAQGRDGVEKVNFNAQIPDMAAKTGTAQVKVNGREANNQTLVGFAPFDDPEVAFAVIVPGVYKTTSPSIAQKIGSKMLNAYIDINENREGPEDVETVLEDVDTDPEVE, encoded by the coding sequence ATGGGGAAAAAGAATAAAAAGCGTAAACACGTCCCGGTTCGGTTAAATGTTTTATTTATCATTGTCTTTCTACTTTTCTCAGCCTTAATTCTTCGTCTGGGAGTTGTTCAGATAGTACAAGGGGAAGAGTATGAAAAGGAATTAACACAAACAGCGAATCAAACCGCTCGAATCGATGCACCACGTGGTGTGATGTATGACAGATTTGGCCATACTGTTGTTGATAACGAAATGGAGCTATCCGTTACGTATACAAACCCTAGTGAACAATCATCTTCAAAGAAAACAGAAGAAATGATTCGAATTGCTAATGAATTAGTAAAAATGATTGATGTCGATACAGAAAAAATTACGGAACGAGACAAAAAAGATTATTGGTACGAAACCACACCTGCGGATGAAAGACAAGAATTACTTAAAAACGTAGATGGTGAATTAAGTGGAGCGGAAGAATACCAAGCAATTATTGACCAAATTACAGATGAACAAATTAATTATAACGAAAATGAATTAAAGGTCATCGCAATTTACCGTGAAATGACCCGAGGATATGCAGGATCACCTCAACGCATTAAGCGTGCTATTACAGAAGAAGAAGCACATAAAGTGTCCGAGCATCTAGATAAGCTTCCGGGAGTGGACATTCTGCGTGACTCACGTCGTAGTTATGTGTATGGAGATACATTTAGAAACATTCTTGGGAATACAAGAACCATACCAGCTGAAAAAATTGATTCCTATTTAGCAAAGGGATACGATCGTTCAGACTTAGTTGGTAATAGTTATCTTGAAGCACAATATGAAGATGTACTACGAGGACAGAAGGCAGAAATTAATCGCAGCTCAACACGGAATGGTTCTCAAACTGAGAATACAGTAGACGAAAAACCAGGAAGTCGTGGCAATGACCTTGTGTTAACGATTGATATGGAGATGCAGCAAAAGTTAGAGGAAATTACTGAGAGTGCTGTGAAAGCTAATGCGGGTGCTTTTTTAGATAATCGTGAAGCTTATGCGGTCATGATGAACCCGAAGACTGGAGAAATCCTTTCTATGGTAGGTTTTAAAGATGATCCATCTAGACCAGATGATGTTAAAGTAAATGATTCTGGTGTGTTAAATGATCAATTTGAGATGGGATCATCTGTAAAAGCAGCATCTGTTTTGACTGGTTTCCATACAGGGGTAATGAGTCCAAGTACAGTTATTCAGGATAGAAAGTTAGAATTACCGGGTAATGTAACAAAGAGATCTGTAGGTGATTCAATGGGGCCGGTGAACTATTTGTCCGCTCTTGAAAGGTCTTCTAACGTTTACATGTTTTATATTGCAATGAGAATGGCCAACTATGAATATGCTCCTAAAAAAACGTTTACTGATTTGAATGCTGTAGACAATGCTTATGATGAAGCACGTTATTATTTTAGTCAGTTTGGTTTAGGAGCAAATCCCGGAATTGATTTACCTAGTGTAGCCACTGGATACATAGGTCCAAATGGAAATCCCGGAAACTTGCTGGATTTATTTATAGGTCAATACGATACTTATACTCCACTTCAAATGGTTCAATATATTTCCACTATTGCTAATGATGGTGCTCGTATGAGACCTCACCTTGTATCGGAAATACGTGAACCCTCTACAAATGGAGAAGAAGGCAATGTAGTTACACAAATGACGCCTGAAGTGTTGAATCAAATTGACATGAGTAAAGAGGATATACAACTTGTTAAGAATGGTTTAAAAAGAGTTGTGTATGGTTCAAGAGGTACCGCAAGTAGAATGGCACAGGGAAGAGACGGAGTTGAGAAAGTTAACTTTAATGCACAAATTCCTGATATGGCAGCTAAAACAGGTACTGCTCAGGTAAAAGTTAATGGTAGAGAAGCAAACAACCAAACTTTGGTTGGCTTTGCACCATTTGATGATCCAGAGGTTGCGTTTGCTGTTATTGTACCTGGTGTATATAAAACAACATCACCAAGTATTGCCCAAAAAATCGGTTCAAAGATGCTCAATGCTTACATCGACATCAACGAAAACCGCGAAGGACCAGAAGACGTAGAAACCGTCCTTGAAGACGTAGACACAGATCCAGAAGTAGAATAA